A genomic window from Flintibacter sp. KGMB00164 includes:
- the mgtA gene encoding magnesium-translocating P-type ATPase has protein sequence MDTDALYRDFHIPEQGYDEEQAEESRQRYGSNVLSGRASDTVLYRLRRAFINPFAVILFVLASISFVTDVLLASNFSRDMTTVIIILSMLLISGGVRFIQEMRAKRVADRLTEMIASEVLAYRDGQWVGLSSTELVVGDTVRLLAGDRVPADIRLTAAKDLFVSQSVITGESAIWEKQAQVLPKGQARSYGEYENIVFMGSSVIGGTGEGIVLAVGKDTVYGGFSDAEAHLKNGFDQGANSIAWVLIRFMVILTPIVFAACGLTKGNWFSAFLFALSVAVGLTPEMLPMVINACLAKGSAAMGKKQTVVKNINAMQGFGSMDILCVDKTGTLTGDEILLEYYMDILGNESEKVLDFAYLNSLYHTGVRNHLDSAILKCREMPGRSGYFQRWAEEHPKLDELPFDYERKFASVLVKGEEKNLLVVKGSVDEVCRRCSFVEYRGERQAMQADGLASVHAIVDEILEDGMKVLAVAYKPLDAAQLEGEEERDFVLLGYLAFFDAPKQTAAAAIGKLQGLHVGVRVLTGDQRSVAVSICRRLGIDTVHTLTGEELERLTEDELPVKIEHTTVFAELSPKQKVRVLQTLQANGHTVGFLGDGMNDLPAMVESDVGISVDTAAEAVKEGADVILLKKDLNVLEEGIQEGRKAFANVSKYINITASSNFGNILSIVIASVCLPFFPMTSVQLLLLNLLYDMLCLVLPWDHVDEEICAQPLEWSGRTLGRFMRFFGPISSVFDIATFGYLFFVLCPSVCGGSFEALAGSGEQLRFITLFQTGWFLESMWTQVLILHLLRTQRVPLLQSKPSRPVMVVTLLGILLFTVLTFTPVGKLIGLTALPLSYFGFLVGIVLLYLLVVTWAKSWYRKKYHGLR, from the coding sequence ATGGATACTGACGCGCTGTATCGGGATTTTCATATTCCGGAGCAGGGCTATGATGAGGAGCAGGCGGAGGAGAGTCGGCAGCGGTATGGCAGCAATGTGTTGTCAGGCCGGGCGTCGGACACGGTGCTCTATCGCCTGCGCCGGGCGTTTATCAATCCCTTTGCAGTGATCCTGTTTGTGCTGGCCAGTATTTCTTTTGTGACCGACGTTCTTCTGGCCTCCAACTTCAGCCGGGATATGACCACCGTCATCATCATTTTATCCATGCTGCTCATCAGCGGCGGCGTGCGGTTTATTCAGGAGATGCGGGCCAAGCGTGTGGCAGATCGTCTGACCGAGATGATCGCGTCGGAGGTGTTGGCGTACCGGGACGGCCAGTGGGTGGGACTGTCCTCCACCGAGCTGGTGGTGGGCGATACGGTCCGCCTGCTTGCCGGGGACCGTGTTCCGGCGGATATTCGCCTGACGGCGGCCAAGGATCTGTTCGTCTCTCAATCGGTGATCACCGGTGAGAGTGCCATATGGGAGAAACAGGCCCAAGTCCTTCCCAAGGGACAGGCGCGCTCCTATGGCGAGTATGAAAATATCGTCTTTATGGGCTCCTCCGTCATTGGAGGTACGGGGGAGGGCATTGTGCTGGCGGTGGGAAAGGACACCGTCTACGGCGGCTTCTCGGATGCCGAAGCCCACTTGAAAAACGGCTTTGACCAGGGGGCCAACTCCATCGCCTGGGTGCTTATCCGCTTTATGGTCATTTTGACCCCCATCGTGTTTGCCGCCTGCGGGCTTACCAAGGGCAACTGGTTTTCGGCCTTCTTGTTTGCCCTGTCTGTCGCCGTGGGACTTACCCCGGAGATGCTCCCCATGGTCATCAATGCGTGCCTGGCCAAGGGCAGCGCGGCTATGGGGAAAAAGCAGACTGTGGTCAAAAACATCAATGCCATGCAGGGCTTTGGCAGCATGGATATCCTGTGCGTGGACAAGACCGGCACTCTGACCGGGGACGAGATTCTGCTGGAATATTACATGGATATCCTGGGCAACGAGAGCGAGAAGGTGCTGGACTTTGCCTATCTCAACAGCCTTTACCACACCGGCGTGAGAAACCATCTGGATTCTGCAATTTTGAAGTGCCGGGAGATGCCGGGGCGCAGCGGGTATTTTCAGCGGTGGGCGGAGGAGCACCCAAAGCTGGATGAGCTGCCCTTTGATTACGAGCGGAAGTTTGCCAGCGTTCTGGTGAAGGGAGAAGAGAAGAATCTGCTTGTCGTCAAGGGCAGTGTGGACGAGGTGTGCCGCCGGTGCAGCTTTGTGGAATATAGGGGAGAGCGGCAGGCCATGCAGGCCGACGGACTTGCCAGCGTTCACGCCATCGTGGACGAGATTCTGGAGGATGGCATGAAGGTGCTGGCCGTAGCCTATAAACCGCTGGATGCGGCGCAGCTGGAGGGAGAAGAAGAGAGGGACTTTGTCCTGTTGGGCTATCTGGCCTTTTTCGATGCGCCCAAGCAGACTGCCGCCGCTGCCATCGGCAAACTGCAGGGACTTCATGTGGGCGTCCGGGTACTCACCGGAGACCAGAGAAGCGTGGCTGTGTCCATCTGCCGCAGGCTGGGCATCGATACGGTGCACACTCTGACAGGCGAGGAACTGGAGCGGCTCACCGAGGACGAACTGCCCGTCAAGATCGAGCATACCACCGTATTTGCGGAGCTGTCGCCCAAGCAGAAGGTGCGGGTCCTTCAGACGCTGCAGGCCAATGGGCATACGGTGGGATTTCTGGGGGACGGCATGAATGACCTGCCCGCGATGGTGGAGTCGGATGTGGGTATCTCCGTAGACACCGCGGCGGAGGCAGTCAAGGAGGGGGCCGACGTTATCCTGCTGAAAAAAGACCTCAATGTGCTGGAGGAGGGAATTCAGGAGGGCCGGAAAGCCTTTGCTAACGTGTCCAAATACATCAACATCACGGCCTCGTCCAATTTCGGCAATATCCTTTCCATTGTGATTGCCAGCGTATGTTTGCCCTTTTTCCCCATGACTTCGGTGCAGCTGCTTTTGCTGAATCTGCTTTATGACATGCTGTGCCTGGTCCTTCCGTGGGACCATGTGGACGAGGAGATCTGTGCCCAGCCGCTGGAGTGGTCTGGGCGGACACTGGGCCGTTTCATGCGCTTCTTTGGCCCCATCAGCTCGGTGTTTGATATCGCCACCTTTGGGTATTTGTTTTTTGTCCTGTGTCCCTCTGTGTGCGGCGGGAGCTTTGAAGCCTTAGCCGGCAGCGGGGAGCAGCTGCGCTTTATTACCCTGTTTCAGACCGGGTGGTTCCTGGAGTCCATGTGGACTCAGGTGCTGATTCTGCACCTGCTCCGAACCCAGAGAGTGCCGCTGCTTCAGAGCAAGCCCTCCCGTCCGGTGATGGTGGTCACGCTGCTGGGAATTTTACTCTTTACCGTTCTGACCTTTACTCCGGTGGGAAAGCTCATCGGCCTGACCGCGCTGCCGCTGTCCTATTTCGGATTCCTGGTTGGGATCGTTTTGCTCTACCTGCTGGTGGTCACATGGGCCAAGAGCTGGTATCGAAAAAAATATCACGGCCTGCGCTGA